Within Ipomoea triloba cultivar NCNSP0323 chromosome 9, ASM357664v1, the genomic segment TTGATACCACCAACACATTAAAAAGGACTGAAAAGCTGCCAACAAATAGTCCTGTAGTCTAACTTCGCATTTTGGAGCATTCAAGAGCAGTAATTAAATCACAGAAATAAGCTAATATACCTTCAAGTTTCTGACTTGATGAGGACAGCCTGCTGGAATAAAGACAGCATCCCCCAACTTTTGAACAAAGGTCCATGGTTCAATTcctgtacaatataatataccagaatataatgtattttaggaAATAAATCATGATGCATTTGGGTAGCACTATTATATAAGAGAAACCTCACCATATTCTTCCTTGAGCCTCCTTTTATGCTCCACAGTCAAGTAAAATGTTTGGTCATGAATAGGATGAACAACCTAAGACAAATAAAACCAAGATggttgaaataaataaattaaagaaacaaactGGCAAAGTAAAAGCTAAGTGAAAGCTGAGAATATTAGTCTCCTGACGCATAGTGAGCATAATTGAAATTAGATATAAATCATGTAAAACATAATACCTTTGGTACTGGGGAGCAATAAGTATGCCTAAACTCCTTAAAGTGCTTCTTGAGATATTCTTCCAACTTAGGGATATCTTCCCTCCTAAAGATGTCCCAGAGAGCACCACCAGTTTCTTCAAACACATCAGAGAATAACTGAGACCCATTAAAATTGTGACTTTCATTTTCATTCTCCTGACTACTTGCCCCTGTTTCAGAAGACCTACTCACATTCTCTGTACCCAATATTCCCATGCACATATCATTACTCTCTAGCATAAAAGAAGTGGAAGATTTCTCATCCCCTTGATCAACAGAATTTGGGTTCACCAAAGAATCTTGTTGAGAATATTCCTCATTCAATTCATGAAGTCCATCCTCACATTTGTCCAGCTTATGAATCATCTGCTGTTCCTTCTTGTCCTGGACAGCATGATACCCCTTCAATTCTTCAATCTTTGaaagttgcttggattctaggtTTATACCTTGAGTATGTGTCAAGACATTCACCTGATACAAATTTAAGTACAATCAACCCTAACAGGGGCAAAGTCTATATACAAATTGCATTGCATGCACTGTTCACACATATAAAACAGGTCTGCAGCAAGATCAAGCTGTATAACCTAAGGTCAATGCTAATGCAACCAAAGTCCCTAGCTATACTAGTTTTACaaagcattttattttatagaacaaagaaaggaaaaactatttatgaaattatCTGGTTTATATACTGGCATTAGCCATAACTGAGATGATCCATTCAAAAATGACAAAAGAAAGGAACATAGTATACCGCATCAGACATATCGCAGTGCAGCTTAGTTACAGAGTCTCCACGCCCCAGCTCCAGTGGAACACCATAAGCTATATATGTTTTGGGACCCATATCTGGTTTTAAGGACTTCTCTGGCAACTTAGTAGCAAGATTTAGGTAGCCATTTTGAGGATCTGTATATGCCTTGAAAGGCAGGCTGTTTTTAAACTCAGCACCATGACGAGGTAATCGCTCCTCAAATAAATCTGATGGAGGCCAGTCTTTCAACTTGAGAATAAGAGGCCATCCATAAATATCAGTTGTACCATTCTTATACCATTCAAAAAACTTGTGGATATTGACTTCAACCTGCATGTCATCATACAGCATTCAGCTTGGAAAATAGAACATGAATACACACAAGGAAACTGACTTGAGAGGTTCAGGCATTCAACAAGACAACAAATATTGAactccaaaacaaaaaaagagcaCTGAGCTGTTTATTAAACTACCAAAAGATGAGAACAATCCACTCCTTCAGCAAAAATCATCAGTGAATTCTCATTCAGAAAAAGCAGTTGTTTGCAGATAATTGCATCTAAAGTAAGAAAATCATGTGCAGAGACAGACCATTTATCAAGAAgataattagaaaaatataaccagacaaagcaataataaatacaatACCACTCCAAAAGATCAACCAGTTctgaaataaatatatgaagAAACATGTTCTAAACGTATAGCTGcatcatatataatttatgttatGCATGGACAAAGAATACAGCACTGACCTCACACCAGTCCAAGCAGTTAAGAGCATTCACATCTAAATGACGTGAATGGTTTAGATGTTTTATCTGACGAAAAGCACGCCACATAACCATGGGTTCCCAGCTCAATCCTGAAGTAGTTTCCAGCACATTACTGACAATAACAGGCTCACCCTCAAGCCAATGCCATCGAAAATGTTTCAGATCCTTGTGTTGAATGTCTTTAGCGGCTGGGCAGTACAGATAATTGTCATTAGAATCCTCCCTAGTAGCTGCTTTCCGTAACTTATTTTTATCAATAGCATTTTCATCTACTGATTTTGAACAAGAGCACAACCGCTGAGAACTTTCAGGcatatcatttaatttgcatgACTTTGCTATTTCTTCCGCTTTGGCTAACAGCTCAGTGACATAACACTCCCCCAAAAGATGCTTTAATTCTAAAGTTCCCTTATTACAACCACGCATATTCTCTGGTGGGCAAAAAATTCTACCATTTTCTTCAGATCTCCATTCATGACAGCAGCCAACAAGGGATTCAAGGCTTTTTGTTGGAGAGGTGGATTTCACTTCAGATGCTGACTTAGAATCTTCAAGGGAGTTTGTTTCAACAAATTCCTTGGTGTTTGTTTCCATAGTAGTACTTTCACTCGCTTTACCATGCAAGTAATCCAGCCCACGGTCAATATATTCCATGACAATTTCTTCTACATTGCCCCGCAGATGGCCATCCCTGAGCTCTTGGCAACAAGTAAGGCAAAGGTCATAGGAACAGTTTGAACAGCTTCTGTGAAAATCAAAAATTGATGTTCTGCAGTTGTCACTGCAGAAACCATGTAAAATAGACAAAATATTAGCATGCAATAGCACAAAATTTCACATACCAAAAAAACACAGCATTTGCAAAACCTACCAATACACCCTCTCATTCAGCTGGCACTTTGCTTTCTGTAGCTTTAACTCGGAAAGTCTTACCCCTTAGgaacccaaaaacaaaacaaaaaaatgacgATAAAACGTATTTCTTTTGGTGTGCAACAGAAGTAAGAAGAGAGAAGTTTCAACATATGATCAAATGCCATATAGTAGAATGTTCTGTATTGACCAGACCCTACATGAAgtgctttttttttataatctcAACTATGGTTATTTCCTGGTATCAATAAGACAATAAATGCTTTTATATTGTACTAGAACCATATATCTCAAACTGTGGTGCAGCCAAGCACACAATGCCATCATCCAGAACTCTCTAATGTAGAGAAAAGAAAGCAAAATCTTGGAATAAGAAGAATCTGAACCATAATGCCACACCAcattggaattaaaaaaaattaccttgaaTCTTGGTTTCAATCTCCTTCTCCATCATTTGCTCTGCACTGAATCGCCTCAACAGAGGTAGAAGCACTTGCAAGATATATTTAGAGTACTGTATCTTCTCCTCATTGCTGACTTCAAATTTTAGTTTCTTCAGTTTCTATAAGGGGGAGGGGCAAACTCAGGTCAGTCTATAGAACTGATATTCAGGAGAAACACCATTTAGGCAAGAATCTAGAAAAGCAAAAGAAACCAACCCTTATAGGACCATCTAATCGGAGACACGCTTTGCAATTGCAGTTCTCGAGACAAACAGGACACTTTTCTGCAAAGGCCTCCTCTGGCATACCAGGATACCTTTTTCACGGAACAAAAGTTGTCACAATGACTATGTCAATAAAGATTAAGGAGCATATCAgatgaaaataaaactattggATTAAGTATTACTGTCAAGAGAACTCAATAACCAGAGAATGGATCAAGATAAGCTCCGATAAAAAAATGTTACTATTTTACACTTATACAGTAATATGTAAGGGTATGATTAAGACACAAATAGTAGGCAGTAAGTAAGTGCTCCAATATTAGCTTCCGTGTGCATTTGTGTTAAGAtaatgcaccatttcaattttGAAGCATATtttaaagagaataaaatattACTCATAGCCAAAAGTGCCTATCACATATGGAGTAACTAACTCAACAAAATTCCTTTGTTGCTTTTAATAATACCACAAAACTACCAAAACAGGTAAATCCATGCCACATCTCCATTGCTACAAGAAACAGGCATGTAAACCACACAAGAGAAATACTAGCATTAACATCAATACCATGTTCTCATGCAAGTCCCACAATATCTCTTCGTCTTACAGCTGGTGCAGCGCACAACAGGTCCTTTATCATTCCTTTGGCATTGGTGGCACATGTTTGATTCAACTTTATTACCCTgcaagttttaaatttaaaatgtaccAGGAAAATAACAAATATCAATGATTAATCAATAAAACCAACTTTCAAGAAGTTGAGATCTTACATTCTCATCCCTCCTGTTTCTGATCCTTGGCACAGAATAGTCACCCTCATCCTTAACTTTCCTAGGTCTAAGTGTCCGTGAACTCTCTGTAATTTCCTTTACTTTCTCTTCTTCGCCATCTTCTTCTCCTCTTCTTTCTTCATCTTTACCCCTTTTCCCTCGCTTCCTCCTTTTGTCTTCAGCATGGCCCTCATTGTCcaatatcttcttcttcctaccCCTATTCCTACTGACCTCTTTGTCTGCTTCATCCCACTCCATCATTTGTTCCTTGAGTTCCCCAATCTTCTCAATCGCCTTCTGACTTGACTGCCTCCTTGGAAATGCCCTTGCATGAGATTTGCAACCTTCATTCTCCTCCTCTTCTTCACCACCTGCGGCCTTTCCCTTTTCAATGTTCATTAGCTCTGCAGAACCCTCATCCTCTTGTTGATTTCCACCCAATTCTTCCTCATTCTCCGTATTCATTAGCTCCTCTTCCCGATCATGACCTTGACTGTCATTTTCCTGTGTTTTAGCATTACAGAGCTTATTCTTCTTCACTGAATCCCCACTTTCCACTTCTTTCTCAACCTTTATTCCTGCTCCCGCTTCACCATTTTCATCTGGTATAAATTCACCGGACTTATTCTTCTTATTCACTGAACCCCCGTTTTCCCCTTCAATTTCAGCCCCCATTCCAATTCCCTCTTCACCGCCATCCACtggaatttgttttattttctggTGACTCATACCGGACATTTTCTCCTCTGCTGCTACAGCTACAGCTCCAATTTCTTCACTATTCTCTTTTCCGGACTCCGAATTTTCCTCGAAACCCGCGTCCTTCTCGGCCGGATCACTACGCTTCTTCGGCGGTCCTCCTTTTTTAGGGGATTGCTGCTGAAGCTCCAAGGAGTTGTCTCCCCCAAATTCCCGATCATCTTTTTCAATCTCCATATTATCCGTCACTGGGACTCCCTTTTCCGACATGACACCGGCCTTATTATTCCGATCACCGTTTATTGTCCTTGATAACCCGATTATTCCTCGCGTTTCACCACTCCCCCCAGAGAATCTTCCCCCTTTTACCGTTTTCAGCTCGACAGCACCGTTAAATATCTACCGCCTTACGGCGCCATTTCCACTTCAGCTGGGGACGACGTCGTTTCAAGCTAGTTTCTCACTGCTGTTAATTACCCGTCCTACCCTTTCGGTTCCTCCCTAACGATATCTTCACGTCTGATTCTTGACAATTTGTGGTAATTTCACAAGGTCGGGAACAgagagaaatttttaaaattttaaaatatatatataataatgctGGTATTAATCCAATGGTCTTTGCGCCGCTGGGTTTAAGGTTAGGATggttctttccaaaaaaaaaaaagaaggttagGATGGAAAGTTGCACGAAGTTCGGGATAAGGCGCCTGTTACGACGACTTGAAAGGAGCAGGAAGGCAGACTAGACCTGTACAAACTCATATGGAGTACAGTAACATTTTAGCACACTACTAAATTACAGGCTTGGATTTTACCAATAGGCTTTTCACTCAGAAAAATGCAACATTAACTTACCCGAGAACAAGGACTTCTTTGTACAAATATCACCACTCAAAGTCGACGACACCACCACAAGCCACAGCACCACTATACTAGTACAACTTACCAGATTATCACTGGACTACAGAACGGGTGGAACTCAGAGTCTCAGAGAAGTAAAGAACATATTAGAGTAAAGAGAACTCACAGAAATAGATAACTCAGAATCTCATACTCTCAGAGAAATCAGAATTGCAAAGGGAGAAGGGAGAGATCAAAGAAGTGAGAGCTCAGACAGAGAGAACTCGGAGAAGGAAGTCAAGGAACCCTAGTTTCTACAATCGTGACGGCGCAAATGAGGAAACAATTGGATTTCAGCAttttcaacatatatatatactagcaccAAACGGCGTTGCACGACCCTAAACCATACGTAACCCTATCCTTTCTCGGATATTCGAGTGGGTCGGATTTGATTTTATCCCCCTACCAGAATCCTATTAACTGACGCCGTTTCATAAGGTTGTTCGGTTTAAAGATGTCGGGTTCAGCTCTGCTCGGGTGGGCTTATACGAATCTTGAGTAGACCCtttttttgtcttcttcttcttcttcttttttttttttttttttttttgtattcttCAGTTTTTGCACAACACTAACATTAACTGTGAGAGCATCTCCAatagtaatgttttttttagtgATTTTTGAGGTGTCAGTTATGAGAGATAAGGGAAAGAGaataaggaaataaagaaaaaacaaaacaaaaaccaacgccaaaaaaaaaaacaacaaaaaacaaacaaaatgcgTCAGCGGGCGTGTGTAGTGAATACGCCAGGGAAAAAAAGGGAccatttttgtaacaaaaacaATGGCTATGGaccaaaattacaaagtttgaaagtcgtggatcaaTTCTGCAAGTGACAcgatagtcgtgggactaaaaatgcaaaaaactctaATTTTTAGTTATAAGtttaaagatttcaaaattttgattaatcaGTTAATCAAAAAAGGTTTCAATTCAGTTAATTcggtaataaaaattttggctcgatgattaaaaatttacaaattaaatttcattcggttaactcaaataatataaaagacATGGATATACCTGAATTATTAACTTTCACCGTTAGTCGTTAGAGGTTCTTACCGGCATGATTGAgggttgcaacttgcaagtggTTGATATTTGTTTTAGCAACccaattctatttttttgtattttcctTAGCCCCTTTATATGGGAATCATTGCCCTCAAAAACCAATGCAAGGCTGCCCTAATGAACTGAAGTGTTTGCAGGCCATTTTTGAATTCAAGAATATGGAATCCAAGGTTAAGTTTCACATTCTTTCTGACAGCCCAATTTTTAAGCTTCCCATTGCACGTGAGGTTGCATTTTGTGATGCTGTAACACATCCTATTCATGTGCACGTGTGCAAACCCTTTCTTTTTTGTCTGGAAAAAAGGAGCCCAGCCTTGGACTCTCTGGCCAAGACAATAAGCATATTATAGTATTTTAGTTTCTGGGAACTTCTGGTTCTTGCTTACTATAATGTTACTTCATCAGTTTCTGCCAATGGTAACCTAGTCCTGTTTGTTTCTCACATTTTTCTTTCCTCTATGTTATATAAATAAACTATTATAACATGGATGGCACAGTACAGTTTTTAGCAGAATAATCAGCCTCGGATGCTCCTAATCATATTCTCTAATTCTGTTGGTTTTTAGCTGGCCTTAACAGCGATGCTTTCCTCAGTTTTATATGTGTTGTGGCTAACAATGAGATTAACATGGTATGATGAGCAGAAAGGTAAACCAGGAGTGCATGTAAAGCCATAACAGTTTGCATTGTTGATTTGTTGTGATTGATGTAAGATATATGGTTTCTTTGCTTCTTGAATTGGGAGGTTATGGTGGAGCATAATATGCATCAGTCTTGTGCCAGTTTGGTGAACGCTTCGGCGAGTCTGAATGTGATTGCTGAGATTTCAGCTGAGCTGCAAAGAGAGAGGCAGAAGAATGCAGAGCTCATGGAGAGAATCATGGTGCTTGAAGCCCAGCTACAAGAGAGACAGAAGGTATTGTTGCAGTCTTGAAACATGCACGATTTTGCACTTAGTATATTAATGGTGTTGTTAATGTCATTACTTTCTGCAAAGTTTTTAGGGCTATGGTTCGTTGTGTTGAGCATATACtgtataaacataaatgtgcagttcaactatcagcttagcctttcagttgagatggaacacatgcttcaatttggtatcaaagctgACCCATGGCTGAGACTCTGagagtccaactatcagcttaaacttttagttgagatggagcacatgcttcaattcattgtttcttttaatggtagatgatgatgatgaggcaAACTAGCTAAAAGGGTGAAGCATTTTCTCATtgaaagttgttttttttttttgtttcaggCTAGTTGTGAAAATGGAAGATGGGAAACCAGGAAGTTTAAGAGGCAAAAGGTTATGACAGACTGTAAACAAGATGATGGCAGTATCAAAATGAATTTACTGGAGAGCCATAAGAGGGAATGCAGACAAACTGAAGAAAAGAATCTTGAAGACAGGTTGGTCAAATGGATGAGCATGGATGAAACTCAGTTTATGCACTCTGATAAACCACAATCCAGGGACTTTGTGTTAGATTCTAATGACAGGGATGACATTGATGATCAAGAAGATGGAGAGCATAGGGAGGAAGAAACTGGTAACACCCGAAGTGGCGAGGAAATCAATGTACAGTTTCCTTTGCTCAATAGCCATCTTGCAATAACATCTGGACATGGAAACCAAGAACTGAATGAAGATGTTAAAGAAATGAGTTCACACTCTGACACAAGTCAAATGAGATTTGAGGAAAATTGCAGAAAAGAAATGGCAGTGGAAAGCTATTGTGAGACTGCATCAGTTCAGAGAAGGCATCAAAAGATGGCATTTTGTCCAAAAGAAGTGAAAAGAATCCTGGAAATGGAAGAGCTATCGAAGAAAAATGCACAGTCGCATACAATAAGGAAAATTATTGTTTTCTCATCTCTTGGTATAAGGCATGGCTGTGAGGATATGTATGAATTAGATTTAAACCATTTCAGCATTTTGCAGAAGGGAGAGTCCTATGTAGATCAAAAGAATCCTGGGGTAAGCTGTTAATTATTGCTCATTCAGTCATTCGGCTTTGCACACAGATCAGTTTTGTTTCGACTCTTCACAAATCTAATGCCCCTTTTGT encodes:
- the LOC116028592 gene encoding lysine-specific demethylase JMJ25-like, with translation MSEKGVPVTDNMEIEKDDREFGGDNSLELQQQSPKKGGPPKKRSDPAEKDAGFEENSESGKENSEEIGAVAVAAEEKMSGMSHQKIKQIPVDGGEEGIGMGAEIEGENGGSVNKKNKSGEFIPDENGEAGAGIKVEKEVESGDSVKKNKLCNAKTQENDSQGHDREEELMNTENEEELGGNQQEDEGSAELMNIEKGKAAGGEEEEENEGCKSHARAFPRRQSSQKAIEKIGELKEQMMEWDEADKEVSRNRGRKKKILDNEGHAEDKRRKRGKRGKDEERRGEEDGEEEKVKEITESSRTLRPRKVKDEGDYSVPRIRNRRDENGNKVESNMCHQCQRNDKGPVVRCTSCKTKRYCGTCMRTWYPGMPEEAFAEKCPVCLENCNCKACLRLDGPIRKLKKLKFEVSNEEKIQYSKYILQVLLPLLRRFSAEQMMEKEIETKIQGVRLSELKLQKAKCQLNERVYCDNCRTSIFDFHRSCSNCSYDLCLTCCQELRDGHLRGNVEEIVMEYIDRGLDYLHGKASESTTMETNTKEFVETNSLEDSKSASEVKSTSPTKSLESLVGCCHEWRSEENGRIFCPPENMRGCNKGTLELKHLLGECYVTELLAKAEEIAKSCKLNDMPESSQRLCSCSKSVDENAIDKNKLRKAATREDSNDNYLYCPAAKDIQHKDLKHFRWHWLEGEPVIVSNVLETTSGLSWEPMVMWRAFRQIKHLNHSRHLDVNALNCLDWCEVEVNIHKFFEWYKNGTTDIYGWPLILKLKDWPPSDLFEERLPRHGAEFKNSLPFKAYTDPQNGYLNLATKLPEKSLKPDMGPKTYIAYGVPLELGRGDSVTKLHCDMSDAVNVLTHTQGINLESKQLSKIEELKGYHAVQDKKEQQMIHKLDKCEDGLHELNEEYSQQDSLVNPNSVDQGDEKSSTSFMLESNDMCMGILGTENVSRSSETGASSQENENESHNFNGSQLFSDVFEETGGALWDIFRREDIPKLEEYLKKHFKEFRHTYCSPVPKVVHPIHDQTFYLTVEHKRRLKEEYGIEPWTFVQKLGDAVFIPAGCPHQVRNLKSCIKVALDFVSPENVPECVRLTEEFRTLPQNHRAKEDKLEVKKMVIYAVHEAVEDLEKLNSERREERLSE